The sequence below is a genomic window from Candidatus Marimicrobium litorale.
ACTGGAGCTGGAAAGCGCAGGCCTCCACACTACATCGATCATGGCGTACTCTGCCAAGTATGCGTCCGCCTACTATGGTCCGTTCCGGGATGCCGTTGGTTCGGCGGGAAACCTCAAGGGCGGCAACAAGTTCAGCTACCAGATGGACCCCGCCAATAGTGATGAGGCGCTGCACGAGTGTGCACTGGACCTCGCGGAGGGCGCGGACATGATCATGGTCAAACCCGGCATGCCCTACCTTGATATTGTCAGGCGGGTAAAAGAAGAGTTGAAGGTTCCGACGTTTGCGTATCAGGTAAGCGGAGAATACGCCATGCACGTCGCGGCCTTTGAGCAAGGCTGGCTGCCCCGCGAGCCTGTCATCCTCGAGTCATTACTGTCTTTTAAACGGGCCGGCTGTGATGGAATATTGACGTATTTTGCCCTCGATGCTGCCAGGGCGCTGCAGTAAACCGGGCTGTGCGTCTTTTACTCGCAATCTTCATCCTGTTGCTGTGCGCACAGCAAAGCCACGCCGAGTGCGATTGCCTGTGGCGGGGTTCTTTCAGCGAGGTGCAGGCCGCTACAGATTTAGTGGTCAGCGGCCGCGTCGTCGCTGCCGCAGGTAACTCAATTGACCTGCGCATTTCACGGTTACTGCGCGGCGAGGCGCACCATGAGACGATTCGCGTGTGGCTCAAAACGGCGGACTACTGCCGACCCGAACCCACATTGTTCCCACTGGAAAGCGACTGGGTCATGGCATTGAACCGCATAACGGAGGCAATACCGGGAGGATTCAACCCTGGCACACCCAATGTAAGCTACGGTCGCGTGGGGGACTACAGTCTCTCCAGTTGCGGCGGCTACTGGTTGCGCAGCCGGGGAGATCGAGTCACGGGCAATCTTGTAGACGGGCCCCGCTGGGACTACGAGCCTCCCATGACGCCGGTTTTGCTTGACCTGGTTGCCGACTATGTTCGGGGCGATCTCGGCCGCGCTTCGCTTCAGCGAGCCAGCGCAATCGACCCAAAGCTGCGGGAATTGATGCTCGATACGCGCTCGTTTATAAAAAACGAGAAGTAATACCACACGCCGCAGCAAACCATTTTCGGACAACCGCCCTCTAGCTGCGTTATAACATCAACAGGAAAACCATAACGAGAATAAGATTATGTTTCCATTGCTCGTTCAGCTTCGTAAGGCGCGCACCGGGTGGTTTTACCTGTGTACCGGGCGTTCGGTCTATGACGGAGCTGATGAGGAACACCACCGGCAGCGCATTCTGGTCATGACCAGCGCCTTCCTGCTGTTACTGGTTCTTCTTTTCACCGCGCTCGTTCCCCTGTTTATCCCTCTGAGCGCCCAAGGGAAAATCGCCGCGAATGGTCTTTTTATCGCCACGATAGGCGGCGTGTTGTCGAGCATGATGCTACTGCGCTTGCGTGGCGACCGCATTGCTGCGCTGAACATCATGCTGCTGGTTTATGGTGGCGCTTTTGCCCTCGCCTGCCTGGTTTTAGGCGGAACAAGCTCACCCACCTTTCCTATGCTGCTGCTGATCCCCGCCATGGCCGGCATTGTCGGGAGCGTTCCACTCTGCTTGGCCTGGAGTAGTCTGGTACTTGCTTTCTGGATCGGCATGTTCCAGGCGGAACGCCATGGTATACAGCCACTGCAAATCATCGATGCGCACAACTACTCGCTGGCGATGTTGCTGGCCTACGCTGCCATGTCGCTATCCATTGTCAGCATCATTCTGATTTACGCCGAGATGAACAAGGCGCTGCGCAAGGACCTGCAGGCGACCAATGCCGAGTTGGAACACCTGTCATCACATGACCAATTGACCCGCTTGCCCAACCGCCGTTTCTACGACGAACGTGTGGGTTATGCCTTACACCGCGCGGTAGACAACAACAACCTGGTCGGCATCATGCTACTTGATCTCAATGGCTTTAAAAAAATCAATGACTCTCACGGCCACGGAGCGGGCGACAAATTGCTGGTCACAGTGGCGCAGCGCCTGCAAGGCAGCCTGCGAGAAACAGATCTTGTCGCCCGCCTCGGTGGGGACGAATTCGTCGTCGTACTGGAAGACTTGCAGTCCACCGAGGAAATTACCCGCATCGCGCACAAAGTATCCCATGCGATTGAGCAGCCCTTGCATGTACGGCAGCAAGTATTGACGTTCAGCGTCAGCATCGGCGTATCGATATTCCCGCTGGACGGACGACAAAAACAGGAACTGGAAGAAAAAGCAGACCGGGCAATGTACCTGGCAAAAAAACGGGGCATTCCTATTGCACTGTCCAGCCTCGAGCCATCCGACGTACCGACACCCGCCCGGGCACCCACTACACGTCTCTAATCCGCTTATCGTCTCAAGCGCACCCGCCAGCGCGAGCGATCGAGTCGTCTGTTTCCTGCAATATCAAGCAGCTCTCCCAGCATCATAAGAGATAACCCCCAGATACATCGCCCTTGGTAGTTATAACAGGGGACGGGGATGTCAGCGCCCCTATATTGCCAGAGCATTTCCTCCAGGTTGTTTTCGTTCATCAAAAATGTGAATGGCACCCAGATCACCTCGTCCACCTCGTGATTGAGCGACAAAGCGGCCTCGCGCTCCAACCGAAATACAAACGGGCTTACCGCCATCCCAAGGGCCCCTCTGTGCGGTCTCGCATTGAGCTCCGACAGGCGACCAATGCACCGGTCACTCTCGCCGAGATGCAGACCAATCTCTTCGCCTGTTTCTCGCACTGCGACAGCGAATCCGTTGCGGTCCACTGCATCCATTCGCCCACCGGGGAAGGCCATGTGCCCTGACCAGGGATCACCCTCCCGCTCCGCTCGCTTGATCATCAGAATATGAGGTTCATCATCGTGAACTTGCAGTATCATGGCCACCGCGGAGCGCTTCATAAATTGCCGCAGCCACTTTTTTCCCGGACGATGACGACCGAGCCGTGTTTCGATTAATTGCAAGGGAGATACCGACAATGGGAGCTCTTCTACAGTTCTGGAGGACCTGGCTTCTCTTGTTTGCCGGACATAAGACATCACTACACCGTGATCTACAGACCGAACGGATGACAACCTAACACATGCATTTTGAGCGTGGAAATAATGACGAGTAAAAATCTGGGGCATGGCGACCTCCTCACGTTAGAGGATGTAAGCCTCGTATACCGTGCCCAACCCGCCCTCACGAGGGTCAACTGGACTCTTCAAAAAGGCCAGCAGTGGACCCTGCTGGGGCCTAACGGCGCCGGCAAGACCAGCCTGGCGCGGATCATATGCGACATGGAGGCGCATTTTTCTGGCTCGGTGCTCCGCGCCGCTGCTCTGGGAAAACAGGGCGTCGCCTATGTTTGCTTTGAGGAGGCCAAGGCCCTCTGCGACAGGGATCGCAAACTCGACGACTCGGAGTTCCGGCCTACAGCCAACGACCCAGGAACATCGGTTCGCGCATTAATACTCGCAGGAGCAGTCTCCGACAACCGTCTCGACGCCTGGGCAGAACGACTGCGCATGACACACTTCCTCGACCGAGGGCTACGCTACATTTCTACGGGTGAAATGCGCAAGGCGCTGCTGGTCAGCGCCATTTTGCATGACCCGGCCCTGCTGATACTGGACAGCCCATTGGATGGACTGGATCGCACAAGTCAGGCCGAGATGCGCCTCGTCATGGATGAGCTATTGCACTCGAGTATGCACCTGCTGGTTCTGTGTCGCCAGCTTGATGATATTCCAGAGGGGGCCTCCCATGTCCTGGTGCTGGACCAGGGGAAAGTCTTCGCACAGGGACCACGCCAGGAGGTGGTCGAGAGCGGTCCAGTTAGAGCGCTGATGTCTCCACCTGCGGGGTCATTCGAGGATTTGCCAAGTCCCGCGCCGCGTGCGTATTCCATCCCTGACAATGCGCCGCTGCTCGAATTGAGGGATGTCACTGTACGCTATGGCAACCTCACTGTTCTGGACCGAATTAACTGGACAATGGCACGGGACAACCATTGCTGCATAGCTGGGCCCAACGGCTGCGGAAAAACCACCTTGTTAAGCTTGATAACCGGCGCCAACCACAAGGCCTATGGTCAGGATATTACCCTGTTCGGCAGGAGGCGCGGCAGCGGCGAAAGCGTCTGGGAAATAAAGCAGAAATTCGGGCAGATTGACACTCAATTACAGCTGAACTTCGCCAGGACAATGCGAGTGGTGGAGGTGGTTGTCTCTGGCTTTTTTGATACCGTAGGCCTATACGATGAGTGGGGAGACAAGCAGCGCAAGCTGGCAATGGAGTGGCTGCGAGCACTCGGGTTGGAGCATTTTTCAGGCCAGGGTTTCGATACCTTGTCGTTCGGCTTGCAGCGCATGGTGCTGCTCGCCCGGGCCATGGTGAAATCACCGCTCATCCTGTTGCTGGACGAACCTACGCTCGGCCTGGACGGCCATCATCGCATGCTTATGTTGAGCGCTATTGATCATATTGCACAACACAGCGATACCAGCATCATTTTTGTCAGTCATTCCGTCGGGGAAACGCCAGCCTGTATTAATCAGTACCTGGTATTTTCGCCCCACGACTCAGGCTTCGATCTTGTTTGCCGCTGACACCTTTCGATAAATCAAGGGAAACACAGCGCTGGAGCGAAATAAGGTTAGACTTCATCACCACTAGATTGACAGTACGCCTAGTGCAGACACAAAAGGCGTGATAAATTCCACCTTTATATTGCGGCGATCCGCTACAAGCTAAAAAGCGGCGTTAAGACTAGGAGATTTCCATCCGTGATGCATCACACTAAGCCGGGCAACTGGCTGGCAGTCCTGACGGTTTTGCTGACGGCCTGCGGCGACTCAGACACTCTGAAGGCGCCCGTACCGGAGATCGCGGTCGTCAAAGTTGTAGAGCGCGATACACCTATCACACAGGATTTTGTCGGACAGACCCGCGGATCTACCGATATCCCGATTCGCGCGCGCGTCGAGGGCTTTCTGGAGAGCCGCAACTTCAGAGAGGGTGGTGAAGTCACTCAGGGACAACTGCTCTATACGATCGACCCTCTTCCGTTCAAGGCCAAAGTGTTTGAGGCGGAGGGGCGTCTTGCAGAGGCGCGTACTAAATTAGCCAAGGCCAAGGCAGACCTCGACCGCATTGAACCTCTCGCAAAAATGAATGCCGTCAGCCAGCAGGATCTCGACGGTGCCGTTGCACAGCGAGACGCCGCTGAAGGTTCTGTCAAAGCGGCAGAGGCGCAGCTGGACCTGGCCAATATTGAGCTTGGCTATACCCGCATTCAATCGCCTATAGACGGCATCATCGGAATATCCGAGGCAGAGGTCGGTGAAGTCGTGGGGTCCAACCCCGATACCTTCATTTTGAATTACGTTTCTCTCACCGACCCCATACGTGTGCGCTTCTCCATCAACGAGCGCGATTTCTTGCGACTCAGTCGCTCGCTGGCGAAGGAGCGGCGTATGGGTAAAGACCAGCGTGACGAGTCCGAACGCCCCGACGTGACCATGATCCTCGCCGATGGCAGCGTACACGAGCAGTTCGGAAGGGTGATTGCCTCCGATGCCTCTATCAACCCACAAACAGGCACGTTTAAACTGGAAGCTGATTTTCCCAATCCAGACTCGATTGTCATCGCCGGCCAGTTTGCCCGTGTACGCATTGTTATCGATGACCGAAAAAACGCTCTGCTTATACCGCAGCGGGCACTGTCGGAGTTGCAGGGAAACTTCCGCGTGTTTGTCGTAAACGCCGATGGCACGGTGACACTGCGTGCGGTCGAACCGGGGCCACAGGTCGGGCAGCTAACCGTCATCAACTCCGGGCTTCAGGCGGGGGAAGAGGTTGCTATCGAGGGCCTGTTGAGACTTGGAGATGGCCTGGTGGTCAAGCCCAGGGTAGTGGAATTCCCGGAAACACCTGGGGCCATCGATAAGCCGGGAGCATAGCCCGTGGCTGAGTTCTTCGTTCGACGCCCTATCGTGGCCATGGTCATTGCCATCATCATAGTGATCGTTGGCCTTGTCGCCCTCGGTCGACTGCCGGTTGCACAGTATCCCGAGATCACACCCCCGATGGTCAATGTATCGGCCACCTACACCGGCGCCAACGCCATCAATGTCGAGCAGTCAGTCGCCACGCCCATCGAGCAAAAAGTTAATGGGGTGGAGAACATGATTTATATGGACTCCACTAACTCCAGTGACGGCCGCATGAGTCTGAACGTGTCTTTCGAGGTAGGAACAGATCTCGATATGGCCAATGTGCTCACGCAAAATCGCGTGTCAGAGGCTCAGGCGACATTGCCTGAGGAGGTCAAGCGACTGGGCGTTACTGTGAAGAAGAGGCTGTCATTCCCACTGCTGCTGGTTTCTCTCATATCCCCCAATGGAACCTATGACGAAAGCTTTCTCTCCAACTATGCCGCCATTAACATCGTTGATGAAATTGCAAGAATTCGGGGGGTTGGGCTGGCCGAAGTCCTTGGTGGCAGCATCTCGGAATACGCCATGCGCATCTGGATACGTCCGGACGAACTGGCTAAGCTCGGTCTGACCGTTTCCGACATCACTCAGTCTATCCAGAACCAGAATGTACTGGTACCTGCGGGGCAGATCGGTGGCGAACCCGCACCGCCGGGCACCGAATTCACTTATACCGTAGATACTGGCGGTCGCTTTGAAACGCCCGAAGAATTTGGTGCGGTCGTGGTTCGCGCGAACCCCGACGGCTCTCAGGTACTACTGAGGGACATTGCGAGAATTGAGCTGGGATCACAAAACTACCTGTACAACGTGCGCCTCGACGGACAGGCCTCATCACTGGTGCAGGTCTTTCAGTTACCAGACGCCAATGGCCTCGATGTCGCCGAGAAGGTCATCGCCACCATGGATAGTATTTCAGAGCGCTTCCCGGACGATGTGCAGTACGTTATTTCACTGGACACCACAAAGCCCATTATCGCTGGCATTCGAGAAATCGTCATCACCTTGTTTCAGGCGGTCTCCCTGGTCATCCTGGTAGTCTATATTTTCCTGCAGAACGCGCGCTCCACGCTCATACCCACTCTTACCGTTCCGGTTTCACTGATCGGCGCTTTCGCCGTTTTTCCGCTGCTGGGTTTTTCCATCAACACCCTGTCACTGCTTGGCCTTGTGCTGGCGATCGGTATCGTCGTAGACGATGCGATTGTAGTGGTGGAAGCAGTGGCAGCAAAAATGGATAAAGGGATGGAGGCCAGAGAAGCCACCGTCGAGGCGATGCGTGAAGTCTCTGGACCGATCGTGGCCACCTCGCTGGCGCTGATTGCGGTATTCGTGCCAGTGGCCGCCATGGGCGGCATTACCGGCGCCTTGTACCAGCAGTTCGCCATCACCATCGCGATTTCCGTGGCGATCTCCTCGATTAACGCACTGACACTGAGCCCGGCACTGGCCTCTTCACTACTAAAACCGCCCGGTGAGGCGAAGAGCGTTTTCGACCGGTTTTTCCGATGGTTCAATCACTACTTCGAGATTGCTACCGAAAAGTTCATGGTGTTGACCGGTTACTTTACGCATAAAGTCGGGCGCGCCGGCGGCTTACTGCTGGCGCTGGTTGGCGGTGTCATCCTGCTCTTCCAAATTGTTCCAAGCGGATTCGTACCCGAGGAAGACCAGGCCTATATCATGGCCGGCGTGATCATGCCCGACAGCGCCTCACTGCAGCGTACCAGCGTTGTCATGAAGCAGGTAGAGGACATCCTTGATCAATACGATGCCATCCAGAACTCCACTGTGATCGCGGGCTACAGTATTATGTCAGGCACCTTGCAACCCAATGCCGGCATGGCTTTTATCCAGCTAAAAGATTGGGATGAGCGCCCCGATGCCGAGGATCACGCCACGGAACTGGTGCGACGACTGAATGTTGACCTGGCCATGCACATCAATGAAGGCGCGGCCTTTGCGTTCGGGCCACCGGCGATTCCCGGACTCGGCACGGGCTCGGGCTTCACACTCATGCTGCAAGACCGAGGCGGCAATTCACCGCAATACCTGTTCGAACAATCCAAGCGCTTTATCGAGGCCGCGGCCCTGCGCCCGGAGATCAGCGGCATCCAGACGCTGTTCCGCCCGAGTTCACCACAGATCTTTCTCGATATTGACGACGGCAAGGCACTCAAACTGGGCGTTCCCCTGCGCGACATCAATACGTCGGTGGGCGCCTTCCTGGGCGGTGCCTATGTTAATGACTTCAACCGGTTTGGCCGACTGTATAAAGTGTATGTGCAGGCAGAGCCCGAGTACCGGAATTCAATTGATGGCATCAATATGTTTTACGTGCGCAACAACAAGGGTGACTCCGTACCGCTGTCTACTCTCGTTGAAACCTCGCGCTCCTGGGGTCCGGAATTCACCAATCGCTTCAACCTGTTCCGTTCCGCCAAGTTAACCGGACAACCAGCACCGGGTTACAGCTCGTCCCAGGCACTGGCCGCGCTCGAAGAGGTCGCGAACGAAACACTCCCTGGCGACATGGGTTACAGCTGGTCAGATATGTCTTACCAGGAAAAAGCGGCGGAAGGTTCGGGCTCCGTCGTCTTCATCATGGCACTGGTGTTTGTATTCCTTATTCTTGCTGCGCAGTATGAGAGCTGGTCTCTGCCACTGTCTGTGCTACTGGGAACACCGATCGCCGTATTCGGTGCTATCGGTGGCCTATGGATTGCCAGACTGTTCAGCGAAAGCTACGTCAACAACGTCTTTGCGCAAATCGGGCTGGTGATGCTAATTGGTCTCGCCGCCAAGAATGCGATCCTGATCGTCGAATTTGCCAAGCTGGAAACGGAAAAAGGCAAAGACCCTGTAGAGGCTGCCATGACAGCCGCCAGACTGCGTTTCCGCCCAATCCTGATGACGGCTTTCTCTTTTATCCTGGGCGTACTGCCCCTGTTGGTCGCCAGCGGCGCCGGCGCGGAAGCTCGCAAGGTAATGGGCATGACAGTATTCAGTGGCATGCTCGTCGCCACACTGATCGGCGTGTTAGTGGTGCCCGCGCTTTACGTCATCGTGGAACGCTACATTGCGCGACCTAAACCTGCGCACGACGCAGCGGAGAGTGGCTAATATGTGGAGGCTCCCTGCATTCCTGCTACTGGCAACCCTGTCGGGTGGGTGTACCCTTACACCGGATTACGAGCGACCCGAACTCGACGTTCCCGAGACCTTTGGACCAGAGGATCCTTCAGGGGAATCTATTGCCAACATGGAATGGTGGAATTTGTTTCAGGACGAACAGTTGCAGCTGCTCATTAGCTCGGCACTCGAGGAAAACAAGGACCTGGGAGTAGCTTTGTCGCGCATTGAAGAGGCGCGCTTGAACGTTATTGCAGTCAGGGCCAATCAGTTCCCCTTTTTGAATATGTCGGGCCTGCTAGGACGTGATCGACTCAGTCGTGAACTGGTGCCCGGCGCGCGCTCCAACGACCGCTTTCTGATATCCGGCGACCTGAGCTACCAGATCGACCTGTGGGGTGAGTTTCAAAGGGCGACCGAGGCATCACGCGCCGACCTTCTGGCAACGGAATCTGCCTACCGCAATATTACGATCACCCTGGTGAGCGATGTAGCGAGCAATTACCTGCTGCTGCGCGATCTGGATGCGCGCCTGGCGGTATCCGAGAACACAATGCAAACCCGGCTGCAAAGCCTGGGCATCATCCGGGCTCGCTTCGAGCAAGGCACTGTCTCTGAACTCGATGTACATCAAGCGCAAATTGAGGTCTTCGTTGCTGAGGCCGCTATCGCCTCATTCGAGAGACAGGTCATACAGACACAAAACACGCTGCGTATCCTGCTGGGGCGGAATCCGGGTGCCGTCACCCGCGGCGCAGCCCTCGATAGCCAGATTTTCCCCCCCGTAATCCCCGCGGGTCTACCCTCGGCGCTGCTGCAGAGACGCCCAGACGTAGTGAGCGCAGAAGCAAAACTGGAAGCCGCGACAGCCCGGGTGGGTGTGGCAGAAGCGCTGCGCTACCCCAGCATTTCCCTCACCGGTCGATTTGGCGCAGAGAGTACTGACCTTTCAGACCTCAACTCCGGCGATGCGGAAACCTGGAATATCGGCGCCAATATCCTCGCGCCGATCTTTAATTCGGGGCTGCTGAAGGCCCAGGCTGAGGCGGCCCGACAGCGAGCGGAGCAGGCGTTACTGATTTATGAGGCAACCCTGCAGGAGTCTTTCCGCGAGGTGGAGGACTCCCTCGTCGCGGTGCGCACCTATCGCGACGAGCACGCCGCACAATCCCGCCGGGCTCATTCTGCGACCCAGGCGGCCAAACTCTCCCGGGCACGCTATAACGGTGGCGTTGTAGACTATCTCGAGGTTCTGGATACGGAACGCACCCTGTTTAACGCGGAGCTTGATAAATCGCAGAGCCTGCAACGGTATTACACCGCGATTGTGAGACTGTATGCCGCGCTGGGTGGCGGCTGGTCAGTGGAAAGCTGACTACCCGCTACTGCACGAACCCACGCAGTGCGTCGCACAACCGATTGCTTGTGCAATACAACAACCCGCGTTCTGCGGTCGCGCTTGCTCGCGCACTGTCACCGCGTGCACGATGCGCTTGTGCCATGCCGAGGTAGACCTCCGCGCTGTCCGGGTCAATGCGCTGCGCGCGCTCCAGGTAGGCAAAGGCCTGTTCGTAGTCGCCCCGACGCGTTGCGTACTGCGCCTTCTCCAGCAGGGGTTTCCATGCAGCGCTGGCCGAGGGCGACCCTGACCTGTGCGCCTCCGGCATTGGGGCGGGGACACCCTCACCCGCTGGCGTCTTCACGGGCACAGAATCAGTTGGCTTGGTAAGACTGGAACAACCAGCCAACACCACAGCGTAAACGAGGATCAGCGAGCCCGTGATCGCACGTATAAACGTCATCAATCTTTTCCCCCAAACAAGGTATCAAACCAGTCTCGAATGCCATTATTCTTTTGTGCACCGGCGCAATCAGTGCGCGAGTCAGGCTCCGAGCCCTTAATGAAGGGCAGCAGTCTGGCACGGGGGCAACCCTTGCCGGTCAAAAAGCCATTGCGCTCATCAACCCAATGGGGCTCAACACCGTCTGGCATGCGATAGGCCAGAGGCTGGCGACTGGAGCGCGACATGAAATGCGCCCAGACTTTTAATGCACCACTGCTGCCAGTGAGCCGGGTACTCCCGTTGTCGTCACGACCGATCCAAATCACGGCGAGTAAATCACCCGAGAATCCCGCGAACCAGGAGTCCCGACCCTCGTTGGTAGTGCCCGTCTTGCCGGCAACGTCAAACCCTTCCCCAAGATAGCGATAAGCGCCTTGCCCGGTCCCCTCACGCATAACGGCCCTCAATGCATAGTGCAGCAGGTGCACGGACTGCAGACTCGCGGTGCGATCATATTCCAGCGGATAGCGTCGCAGGGGCTCGCCATTGGCGTCAACGATATCCCGGATGCTGCGCAAGGGCATACGAAAACCGCCTGCCGCAATAGACTGGTACATAACCGCCATATCGATAGGCGCATACTCACCCGCGCCCAGCAGCAGGGCAGGAACCGCCGGCACACCCTTTTCAACCCCCAAACGCGCCAACATGTCCGTTACGTCTGCCAGTCCCAATGTCATACCCAACCTTGCGCTGGCGAGGTTATAGGACTTGGCCAGCGCCTCGTAAAGTGTCACCGACCCGTGTGATCGACGGTCAAAATTTTGTGGTTGCCACGGTGTCGATCCGGGCGTCTTGACCGTCAGGGGCGTGTCGGACAACTCAGTGGCCAGTGAGTATTGAGCAGGTTTCTCCAGCGCCGCCAGATAAACCGCTGGTTTAAGTAGCGAACCGGCCGGACGCCTGGCATCCAGCGCCCGATTAAAGCCCGCAAACTTTGCCCGCCTCCCGCCAAGCAATGCCGCCACTTCGCCTGTATCAAAACGGGTCACCACAGCGGCGCTCTGTAATTCGCCGCTGCTGTCCAGCTGATCCATCACCGCGATAGTGCTGCGCTCTAGTTGCCGCTGCAGTACAGGATCAAAACTGGTAAAGATACTGAGCCCCCGGGTGGCCAGATCTTCATCCCGGTACTCGCGGCGCAGTTGTCGGCGCACCAGGTCCAGAAATGCGGGAAATGAACCCCGAATACTGTGCTGCCGGTTGAGCCCCAGGGGCATGGCTTTCGCCACAGCCGCCTGCTCGACGGAGATAACACCCTGCTCTGCCATCACGCCCAGCACCACGTTACGACGCTCAATCGAACGCTCGGGATTACGCTCGGGGTTATACAGGGAAGGACCTTTGATCATCCCAATCAAAAGCGCTTGTTGAGCAAGCCCCAGCGTGGCCAGGGGCGCATCGAAGTAGTGTTGCGACGCGAGTTCAAAACCATGCACCGAGCGACGCCCTTCCTGCCCGAGGTAAATCTCGTTGATGTAGCTTTCGAGTATCTGATCCTTGTCGTAGTGCAGCTCAAGCAACACCGCCATTACGACCTCTACCAGCTTGCGCACAATGGTGCGCTCAGAGGTCAGGTAGTAGTTCTTCACCAGTTGCTGAGAGATGGTGCTGCCACCGGCCACAACACGCCCTGAACGCAGATTACTCCAGGCCGCTCGTGCTATTCCGGTGATCGAAAAGCCCCAGTGCTGAT
It includes:
- a CDS encoding efflux RND transporter permease subunit — protein: MAEFFVRRPIVAMVIAIIIVIVGLVALGRLPVAQYPEITPPMVNVSATYTGANAINVEQSVATPIEQKVNGVENMIYMDSTNSSDGRMSLNVSFEVGTDLDMANVLTQNRVSEAQATLPEEVKRLGVTVKKRLSFPLLLVSLISPNGTYDESFLSNYAAINIVDEIARIRGVGLAEVLGGSISEYAMRIWIRPDELAKLGLTVSDITQSIQNQNVLVPAGQIGGEPAPPGTEFTYTVDTGGRFETPEEFGAVVVRANPDGSQVLLRDIARIELGSQNYLYNVRLDGQASSLVQVFQLPDANGLDVAEKVIATMDSISERFPDDVQYVISLDTTKPIIAGIREIVITLFQAVSLVILVVYIFLQNARSTLIPTLTVPVSLIGAFAVFPLLGFSINTLSLLGLVLAIGIVVDDAIVVVEAVAAKMDKGMEAREATVEAMREVSGPIVATSLALIAVFVPVAAMGGITGALYQQFAITIAISVAISSINALTLSPALASSLLKPPGEAKSVFDRFFRWFNHYFEIATEKFMVLTGYFTHKVGRAGGLLLALVGGVILLFQIVPSGFVPEEDQAYIMAGVIMPDSASLQRTSVVMKQVEDILDQYDAIQNSTVIAGYSIMSGTLQPNAGMAFIQLKDWDERPDAEDHATELVRRLNVDLAMHINEGAAFAFGPPAIPGLGTGSGFTLMLQDRGGNSPQYLFEQSKRFIEAAALRPEISGIQTLFRPSSPQIFLDIDDGKALKLGVPLRDINTSVGAFLGGAYVNDFNRFGRLYKVYVQAEPEYRNSIDGINMFYVRNNKGDSVPLSTLVETSRSWGPEFTNRFNLFRSAKLTGQPAPGYSSSQALAALEEVANETLPGDMGYSWSDMSYQEKAAEGSGSVVFIMALVFVFLILAAQYESWSLPLSVLLGTPIAVFGAIGGLWIARLFSESYVNNVFAQIGLVMLIGLAAKNAILIVEFAKLETEKGKDPVEAAMTAARLRFRPILMTAFSFILGVLPLLVASGAGAEARKVMGMTVFSGMLVATLIGVLVVPALYVIVERYIARPKPAHDAAESG
- a CDS encoding efflux RND transporter periplasmic adaptor subunit; this translates as MHHTKPGNWLAVLTVLLTACGDSDTLKAPVPEIAVVKVVERDTPITQDFVGQTRGSTDIPIRARVEGFLESRNFREGGEVTQGQLLYTIDPLPFKAKVFEAEGRLAEARTKLAKAKADLDRIEPLAKMNAVSQQDLDGAVAQRDAAEGSVKAAEAQLDLANIELGYTRIQSPIDGIIGISEAEVGEVVGSNPDTFILNYVSLTDPIRVRFSINERDFLRLSRSLAKERRMGKDQRDESERPDVTMILADGSVHEQFGRVIASDASINPQTGTFKLEADFPNPDSIVIAGQFARVRIVIDDRKNALLIPQRALSELQGNFRVFVVNADGTVTLRAVEPGPQVGQLTVINSGLQAGEEVAIEGLLRLGDGLVVKPRVVEFPETPGAIDKPGA
- a CDS encoding delta-aminolevulinic acid dehydratase yields the protein MRLLLAIFILLLCAQQSHAECDCLWRGSFSEVQAATDLVVSGRVVAAAGNSIDLRISRLLRGEAHHETIRVWLKTADYCRPEPTLFPLESDWVMALNRITEAIPGGFNPGTPNVSYGRVGDYSLSSCGGYWLRSRGDRVTGNLVDGPRWDYEPPMTPVLLDLVADYVRGDLGRASLQRASAIDPKLRELMLDTRSFIKNEK
- a CDS encoding NUDIX hydrolase; amino-acid sequence: MQLIETRLGRHRPGKKWLRQFMKRSAVAMILQVHDDEPHILMIKRAEREGDPWSGHMAFPGGRMDAVDRNGFAVAVRETGEEIGLHLGESDRCIGRLSELNARPHRGALGMAVSPFVFRLEREAALSLNHEVDEVIWVPFTFLMNENNLEEMLWQYRGADIPVPCYNYQGRCIWGLSLMMLGELLDIAGNRRLDRSRWRVRLRR
- a CDS encoding GGDEF domain-containing protein, producing the protein MFPLLVQLRKARTGWFYLCTGRSVYDGADEEHHRQRILVMTSAFLLLLVLLFTALVPLFIPLSAQGKIAANGLFIATIGGVLSSMMLLRLRGDRIAALNIMLLVYGGAFALACLVLGGTSSPTFPMLLLIPAMAGIVGSVPLCLAWSSLVLAFWIGMFQAERHGIQPLQIIDAHNYSLAMLLAYAAMSLSIVSIILIYAEMNKALRKDLQATNAELEHLSSHDQLTRLPNRRFYDERVGYALHRAVDNNNLVGIMLLDLNGFKKINDSHGHGAGDKLLVTVAQRLQGSLRETDLVARLGGDEFVVVLEDLQSTEEITRIAHKVSHAIEQPLHVRQQVLTFSVSIGVSIFPLDGRQKQELEEKADRAMYLAKKRGIPIALSSLEPSDVPTPARAPTTRL
- a CDS encoding ATP-binding cassette domain-containing protein encodes the protein MTSKNLGHGDLLTLEDVSLVYRAQPALTRVNWTLQKGQQWTLLGPNGAGKTSLARIICDMEAHFSGSVLRAAALGKQGVAYVCFEEAKALCDRDRKLDDSEFRPTANDPGTSVRALILAGAVSDNRLDAWAERLRMTHFLDRGLRYISTGEMRKALLVSAILHDPALLILDSPLDGLDRTSQAEMRLVMDELLHSSMHLLVLCRQLDDIPEGASHVLVLDQGKVFAQGPRQEVVESGPVRALMSPPAGSFEDLPSPAPRAYSIPDNAPLLELRDVTVRYGNLTVLDRINWTMARDNHCCIAGPNGCGKTTLLSLITGANHKAYGQDITLFGRRRGSGESVWEIKQKFGQIDTQLQLNFARTMRVVEVVVSGFFDTVGLYDEWGDKQRKLAMEWLRALGLEHFSGQGFDTLSFGLQRMVLLARAMVKSPLILLLDEPTLGLDGHHRMLMLSAIDHIAQHSDTSIIFVSHSVGETPACINQYLVFSPHDSGFDLVCR